In Bacillus toyonensis BCT-7112, a single window of DNA contains:
- a CDS encoding CYTH domain-containing protein, with translation MTQEIEIEFKNIVTEEEFQSLCKSFSIEAFTKQVNHYFETPDFSLKEAGSALRIRHKGETYTLTLKQPAEIGLLETHQVVTEAEAKMMMETNTIIQGAVVDQLHKLQIPVSALTYMGSLTTERAETLFEGGTLVFDHSFYYNHDDYEIEYEVQDEETGKAAFIHLLTQHNVPVRHTNNKVKRFFLAKQNKAR, from the coding sequence ATGACACAAGAAATTGAAATTGAATTTAAAAATATCGTTACAGAAGAAGAATTCCAATCATTATGCAAATCTTTTTCTATTGAAGCTTTCACGAAACAAGTGAATCACTACTTTGAAACGCCCGACTTTTCATTAAAAGAAGCTGGTTCTGCACTTCGTATTCGTCATAAAGGGGAAACTTATACATTAACGTTAAAACAACCTGCAGAAATCGGCTTGTTAGAAACGCATCAAGTTGTAACCGAGGCCGAAGCAAAAATGATGATGGAAACAAACACAATCATTCAAGGTGCTGTAGTAGACCAACTACACAAATTACAAATTCCTGTTTCCGCTTTAACTTATATGGGCAGTTTAACAACTGAAAGAGCTGAAACATTATTTGAAGGCGGAACGCTTGTCTTTGATCATAGTTTCTATTACAATCACGATGATTATGAAATTGAATATGAAGTGCAAGACGAAGAAACAGGAAAAGCTGCATTTATTCATTTGTTAACACAGCATAACGTACCAGTTCGCCATACAAATAACAAAGTAAAACGCTTTTTCCTTGCCAAACAAAACAAAGCACGCTAA
- a CDS encoding GTP pyrophosphokinase, which yields MNRNWEEFLAPYHQAVAELKVKLKGMRTQFAMLTEHSPIEFVTGRVKSVASIIDKAEKRNVPLDRLREDMQDIAGLRMMCQFVDEIKPVVEYLRKRNDFEIVEERDYVTQKKDSGYRSYHVVISYPVQTIQGEQKVLVEIQIRTLAMNFWATIEHSLNYKYSGRFPEDIKIRLQRAAEAAFLLDEEMSSIRLEIQEAQKAFSRKQETKDSES from the coding sequence ATGAATCGAAATTGGGAAGAATTTTTAGCACCTTACCATCAAGCGGTGGCAGAGCTGAAAGTGAAACTAAAAGGAATGCGTACTCAATTTGCAATGTTAACAGAGCATTCTCCAATTGAGTTTGTAACAGGAAGGGTAAAGTCGGTTGCAAGTATCATTGATAAAGCGGAGAAGAGAAATGTACCGCTAGACCGGCTCAGAGAAGATATGCAGGATATCGCGGGCCTTCGAATGATGTGTCAATTTGTTGATGAGATTAAGCCTGTTGTAGAATATCTCCGAAAACGAAATGACTTTGAAATCGTGGAAGAGCGTGATTATGTTACGCAAAAGAAAGATAGCGGTTATCGCTCTTATCACGTTGTTATTAGTTATCCTGTTCAAACGATTCAAGGGGAACAAAAAGTATTGGTAGAAATCCAAATACGCACGCTAGCAATGAACTTTTGGGCAACGATTGAGCATTCTTTGAATTATAAATATAGTGGGCGTTTTCCTGAAGATATTAAAATACGCTTGCAACGTGCAGCGGAAGCGGCGTTTTTATTGGATGAAGAAATGTCTTCTATTCGTCTTGAAATTCAAGAAGCACAAAAGGCTTTTTCAAGAAAGCAAGAAACGAAAGATTCCGAATCATAA
- a CDS encoding NAD kinase — translation MKFTIMSKGDQSSDTLASTMKEYLLDFGFIMDEKEPDIVISVGGDGTLLYAFHRYYNRLDETAFVGVHTGHLGFYADWLPTEVEKLVIAIAKTPFQVVEYPLLEVIIRYVNGSKESQYLAMNEATVKSAEGTLVTEVEIRGEYFETFRGDGLCISTPSGSTAYNKALGGAIIHPSIEAIQIAEMASINNRVFRTVGSPLVLPKHHTCVLKPAPGMNLQITVDHLTMVHQDVKSIQYRVANEKVRFVRFRPFPFWKRVRDSFVADK, via the coding sequence ATGAAATTTACAATTATGTCAAAGGGAGATCAATCATCAGATACACTAGCAAGCACGATGAAAGAGTACTTGCTAGATTTTGGATTCATTATGGATGAAAAGGAACCCGATATTGTAATTTCTGTTGGGGGAGATGGAACGCTTTTATATGCGTTTCATCGTTATTATAATCGATTGGATGAAACAGCATTTGTTGGTGTACATACAGGGCATTTAGGTTTCTATGCAGATTGGTTACCGACAGAAGTAGAGAAATTAGTAATTGCGATTGCTAAAACGCCATTCCAAGTGGTGGAATATCCGCTTTTAGAAGTGATTATTCGCTATGTGAATGGAAGTAAAGAGTCACAGTATTTAGCGATGAATGAAGCGACTGTAAAAAGTGCAGAGGGCACATTAGTAACAGAAGTGGAAATACGGGGAGAGTACTTTGAAACATTCCGCGGGGATGGTCTATGTATCTCAACTCCTTCAGGAAGTACTGCCTATAATAAAGCACTTGGCGGTGCAATTATTCACCCTTCTATTGAAGCAATTCAAATTGCAGAAATGGCATCCATTAACAACCGTGTGTTTCGTACTGTAGGCTCGCCGCTTGTATTGCCGAAGCATCATACATGTGTGTTGAAGCCGGCTCCAGGGATGAACTTACAAATTACGGTGGACCATTTAACGATGGTTCATCAAGATGTGAAATCAATCCAGTATCGCGTTGCAAACGAGAAAGTGCGATTTGTTCGTTTCCGCCCGTTCCCATTCTGGAAACGTGTCCGTGACTCGTTTGTTGCAGATAAATAG
- a CDS encoding RluA family pseudouridine synthase, which yields MNRFTLKWDIESAEEGTLVREFLKTKGISKAALTDIKFHGGAIEVDGQYASVRHQLQAGEQLRVFFPVEERSEGMIAEDIPLCIVYEDDAVLVINKEANMSTIPSREHPEGSVANALLSYYDKQHLASTVHIVTRLDRDTSGLMLIAKNRFVHHLLSKQHQQKAVKRTYEAIVHGEMIKREGTIDAPIGRKSDSIIERTVCEDGQRAVTHFRVIHSSSQKTHVSLELETGRTHQIRVHMAHMGHPLLGDDLYGGRRDEMKRQALHSTSLAFYHPILEKEMSFATTIPSDMQQLLMHA from the coding sequence TTGAACAGATTTACATTGAAATGGGATATAGAGTCAGCTGAAGAGGGAACTTTAGTTAGAGAATTTTTGAAAACAAAAGGGATTTCTAAAGCTGCTTTAACGGATATAAAATTTCATGGCGGAGCCATTGAAGTAGATGGTCAATATGCAAGCGTTCGTCATCAACTACAAGCGGGCGAACAGTTACGTGTTTTTTTTCCAGTGGAAGAAAGAAGTGAAGGGATGATTGCGGAAGATATCCCACTATGCATTGTATATGAAGATGATGCAGTTCTTGTCATCAATAAAGAAGCGAACATGTCAACGATTCCGTCTAGAGAACATCCAGAGGGAAGTGTTGCTAACGCGCTTTTGTCTTATTATGATAAGCAGCATCTTGCCAGTACGGTGCACATTGTAACAAGGTTGGATCGTGATACGTCAGGACTCATGCTTATTGCAAAAAATCGTTTCGTACATCATCTTTTATCGAAACAACATCAACAAAAAGCTGTGAAACGAACGTATGAAGCAATTGTTCATGGAGAGATGATAAAACGTGAAGGAACGATTGATGCACCGATTGGTAGAAAATCAGATAGCATCATTGAACGAACAGTTTGTGAGGATGGACAGAGGGCAGTTACTCATTTTAGAGTGATTCATAGCTCCTCGCAAAAGACGCATGTATCTCTTGAACTTGAGACAGGAAGAACGCATCAAATCCGCGTGCATATGGCTCATATGGGACATCCGTTACTTGGTGATGACTTATATGGAGGAAGAAGGGATGAAATGAAACGACAAGCACTTCACAGTACATCTTTGGCGTTTTATCATCCTATTTTAGAAAAGGAAATGTCTTTTGCTACGACGATTCCAAGCGATATGCAGCAGTTATTAATGCACGCTTAA
- a CDS encoding peptidase G2 autoproteolytic cleavage domain-containing protein yields the protein MYGINNWCGIRAAAIEELEEQESSKKSKAKTKYVSLENAVMSRIINRRKVKMQQKNKHLSHHDEQILHSEEKQENTEENIPVAINKKIQPEIPTDIINQVKKIKEALTPSNNIQTEKTIIIQTPAPENTKVKKEGRYSHAEGLHSHAEGTVSHAEGLLTHAKATCSHAEGSKTKATGHSSHSEGSETTAGGSYSHAEGKHTIALGEAAHAEGTATIANGFSSHAEGNHTSTAHFAGSHIMGRFGTAEEAYSWFIANGTNDTDHNIGAKWLAHNGEMYIEGASYNAGGTDFAQMFETADHKAIDVGYFVTFSSEEKIRIATSNDSFILGISSATPAIIGNSGALSWQKRYKTDNFGKRQYVRTETQEIQPLLNTEWDPACKYIARKDRSGWLPVGLIGQMLVRDDGTCEPHGYCRPNDDGIATKAESGFFVIKRTDDNQILILFR from the coding sequence ATGTATGGAATTAACAACTGGTGCGGCATTCGAGCTGCAGCTATAGAAGAACTAGAAGAACAAGAGTCATCAAAAAAGAGCAAAGCTAAAACAAAATATGTCTCTTTAGAAAATGCTGTAATGAGTCGCATAATCAATCGTAGAAAAGTAAAGATGCAACAAAAAAATAAACATCTCTCTCATCACGATGAACAAATACTGCATTCTGAAGAAAAACAGGAAAATACGGAAGAGAACATTCCTGTAGCAATAAATAAAAAAATACAACCAGAAATTCCAACCGATATTATAAACCAAGTAAAAAAAATAAAAGAAGCATTAACTCCATCAAATAATATACAAACAGAAAAAACGATCATAATTCAGACTCCTGCACCTGAAAATACGAAAGTAAAAAAAGAAGGCCGATATTCACATGCAGAGGGGCTTCACTCTCATGCAGAGGGTACAGTTTCACATGCAGAAGGACTTCTTACACACGCAAAAGCAACTTGCTCCCATGCAGAAGGATCGAAAACAAAAGCAACTGGACATAGTTCGCATAGTGAAGGAAGTGAAACGACAGCAGGCGGCTCTTATTCTCACGCGGAAGGTAAACATACGATTGCTTTAGGCGAAGCAGCACACGCAGAAGGAACCGCAACTATCGCTAATGGATTCTCTTCTCATGCGGAAGGTAATCATACATCAACAGCTCATTTTGCAGGAAGCCATATTATGGGACGATTCGGCACGGCCGAAGAAGCCTATTCTTGGTTTATTGCAAATGGAACAAACGATACCGATCATAATATCGGTGCTAAATGGCTTGCTCATAATGGAGAAATGTACATTGAGGGTGCTTCTTACAATGCAGGCGGAACGGATTTTGCACAAATGTTTGAAACCGCGGACCATAAAGCTATTGATGTCGGTTATTTCGTTACATTTAGTAGCGAAGAAAAAATTCGGATAGCTACTTCAAACGATTCTTTCATTTTAGGAATATCTAGTGCAACCCCCGCTATTATAGGAAATAGTGGTGCTTTAAGTTGGCAAAAGCGCTATAAAACAGATAACTTTGGAAAGCGTCAATATGTACGTACAGAAACACAAGAAATACAACCACTTTTAAATACAGAATGGGATCCAGCTTGCAAATATATAGCAAGAAAAGACCGTTCTGGTTGGCTTCCTGTCGGATTAATTGGACAAATGTTAGTACGTGATGATGGCACTTGCGAACCGCATGGATATTGTCGTCCAAATGATGACGGCATTGCTACAAAAGCTGAAAGTGGATTTTTCGTTATTAAGCGTACGGATGATAATCAAATTTTAATATTATTCCGCTAA